The genomic stretch AACACAGAACCGAATGCGTGCTTTGCCACTTGCGTAAACAAGCGAGCGTGCAGATACAAGAATCCTGTGAAGACATTTTTTGCCTTCATGGTGAGTCAGAGGAACGACAGTACGCTACAGTACAAGCCTCCGCGCTGTATCTGAGAGCCTAGTGTCGAGCGCTGTGGGGTCGTTTGAGGTAAGGGGTTTGGCAGCCCTTTATTGCACTCTGCTGAAACAAATACATCTGAAGTCATGAATAAGGGGAGAGTTTACAGAGGCTGGAGAAGCGtgtctcacacgcacacacacgcatgcacgcccACGCGCACATTTTTGGACAGTGGACTTCCTGGTTCCCTCGGACCGGCTCGTATCCTTTGTATACTGAGCAATGTTTGTTATTGGGCTTTATCTCGACTACAACCTGTTCCAAGACTTCCTTCAAACGCAATAAACTGTAGGAGAGCCtatgataaacacacacacacacaaacacaaataacaaaGTACACACCGGCGAGCATACACTGACAAACTTGTATATGTACATGAAAGCAGTGCAGTGTTCTGGTTTCCAACCCACATCACTCACATCCCCCATCTTGACCGTTCCTAATCTAATCATCACGGTCGTAAGTCAGGATGTGTGTTGACAGTCGCACACCCCTTCCCTCTGCAAACACCCGACGGTTGATCGTTCCACATCTTGACCTCTCAGATGGGATTTAAATAGACTTTGGCGCTGCAATTACTCAGAGTTTGAACTTCTAGCTCCTCTTTTgctacaaacacaaactgtcaaGACTATAACATTTCTTTCCCAAGATGTCAGCTTTGAGCCATTACGAAGTCACACTCCTCTGAATCGTTCTGTAAACACAGACCGCAGACTTCAGCTTGACTCCACTTCTCCTTTCTTTTGATAATATTATGTGGGATTACAGCACGAGGTCAGTAAGACTGCGTGCTGCCGCCGTAGCCCTCAGTTCCATTTGGATTTTCCAGGGTAAAAATAAACAGCTGTAATTTCGACACACCTTCTAAACTTCTAAAACTCTACATAACTACTGCTACTCTAATGATAGTGTCTCTAAAAAAAAGGATTCCGTGTTTGATTCCATGGTGAccgtatgaaaaaaaaacctctcttcACATTTCCCCTGTCCAAACGGATCATGTGCGACGTTTTATGTATGTGACTGCGGTCTGTTAGCACAACCAGAATGGCTCACTTCTCTGTCTCTCAACAAAGCTtcgctgttgttggttgtttacAATAAGCGAGGGAAAGCGAGACGCGCGCAAAGACCCGAGATACATATTCATGCAAATACTCAAGTCCGGAATAATCTGAGTGGAATGAAGCACCCCTTTGATAGAGCTGCCCGAGGCTGCAAACTGTATTTTTGCAATCATGACCTCAGTGAGTGCGAATCTCTAGTACTAACACGATAACactggttttatttcatttccacAAAGCCCTTTTTCATGCGACTAAAGAAGCTGAAGTTCTCAAATGTTATTCGCTGTCTCAAAGCATCTGGACAGGAATTGTGCCTCGATGAACTTGAAGAGACTAAATAACTGAGATATCAATCAAAGCAAGCTGTTGGCTCTCGACAGTTTTCTGCTCTGTGCTACAGACTTGTTTTGTAGGTACCAATTTGaggttaaaggaatagttcccCCGCAAAATTACAAAGCATTAATGTCCCCATACAGTTCAATCCCAGTGTCCAAAAGCCCCCGAGATCCCTTACTGATTAGAGAAGACACTATTTACACCCATCGAGGCGTGGTCGAACTAGTGTACCCACTTCTGGGTGCTTGCGAATGCTTTCAGCTTAGTCAGCAAAAGTGAAGGTTTCGACCTACAAAAAGGTATAAACTTGTTTTGTCTGTGGTTTTACAcgctttaaaacaagtccccatctacttcagctgattttgattttgggtGAATAGACAATCTCtgaatcttttgtttttgggcGCACTGTTTTGGctaaacagataaaaacacatgcCATTCAAAGGAGCTTCAACTTGCACTGGGAGCTGATGCCAACACGCAGAGGCCAGGAATATCCCACTGGGCCACAGCAAGCTGACATTTCTGTAATTCAACACCAGTAATGAGAGAGACTAATACGGAAAACCTCAACTAGTATGTCTGATTCCCAAGACAATGGCACGCCTGAGCTCTCACTGAACATTGTGAATGAATGAAGTCATTTTGAAATTCTTTCCTGAAGCAACACGAAAGAGCTTGTACTTCTCAAATTAAAAACTGGAAAGGAAAACATGTAGAGAACTTAATGCTGTCAGAGATTAGATATGTCTAGAACAACAGCTGAAGTGCCTTCAACTTGTGCGCTGGTTTTAAAGGATCTTTTCAGTGAACTCACCTATCTGGTCCTCGGGTATAAGTGACTCTATTGGGGGGTCCAGCTCAGAGCTCTGGCGCAGGTATGCCTTCATCTGTGTCATAAACTGCCTGAGTGTCTGCAGAAAGTCAATCCCTGATGTGTGACAGCCTCGGTTCTCTTGAACAAAGCTGATGTAGTCCTGGACCAGGGAGCCAAAGTACGAGCTTTTGTCCCTGGAGACCTCTGTGATCCGTTTCACCACCCGTCTCTTTGGGGTCACGAGGGAGCTGAGCATGCCGCTCACCTTGCGGAAACGTCCCTTCAGGGCCCTGGGGAGGATGAAAGAGCCACCACTCAGGCTCACGCCGACCCTTTGCCGCCGCGATTTAAAGGACGGGCGGAGGCGCATTTCTAGGTCCGTCTCTAGGCCTACCCCGTAGTCTTCATCCTCGTCTTCCTCCCCGTACTCGTCATCGTCACTGCTGTCCTCCACTGGGTCTTGATGAGTAAGGTGTCGGGATGGGCTAGGGGCCAGTCCCAGGGAGAATCCAGGAGACTGAGAATATtccagtgagtcagaggaggaaGTAGACATGCTCATGTCACTCAGCCGCTGGCGTCCCCTCTCGTTAGGACTGGATGGACTCCCGGCGTTATTCTCCAGCAGCGCATCAGCAGGGACAGCAGGCGGCGGTTGGCAGGGTGAAAGCTTGGCACGCGACAGAGCCTTAGCGATGGTCTCATCATCCAGGGCTATGTGGCAGCGATGAGCCTCCAGATCGGGCTTCTTCGGCCTGGGAGGTGGTGGGTTTGAAGACACGGGGATTGGCGGGCTGGCAGTTTTGGAGGGGCTGCTTTGCTTGGCACCCATTGACGGTCTAGCGGGTGCTGGGCGCTTGATGGAGGTATAGCGTGGCTTTGCGGACGCGGGAATGGCCTCCGGCATGCTCTTGGGTCTGGTGGTAGCCGGTGGAGGTCCGGGCGGAGGCGGGGCAGGGCGCCGGCGTGGCATGGAGCGCGGGGGAGGGGGGCGAGGGGGAGGGGACCGCGATTTGCCGTTCACCTTGATCTCGTCCGCGTGCTTCTCGCTACCTTGGCTGCTGCTTAACGGCTCGGCGGATGCTACCCCCGCATTTTCTGGGTTGGCGTCAGACTCGACGGCGCGCAAAGGCGGCTCGTCCtcgcggtggtggtggtggtgatgagtCTGGAGGAACAGGGGGTTAAGGAAGCACAGAGGACCGCTGGAATGTCTCCTTTCTAGGTGGAAGGAAGGTGGAGCAGCGTGGGAGCGTAGGGTTGGCGGCGCGCTGTCACAGTGCAACCCGGTGTGTCTCTGCTGCGACCCCTCGACCTCGCTGTTCCTGTTAGTCCGCTGGGGGCTGAGGGTGCGACTCAGAGGGCGACGGGGGCGGGGGGAGGAGCGCCGCTGACTGCAGAGGGCAGAGTCCCAGAAGCCtgtgacacagagacacagtcagaggcaaatattaactaactcaaacacacacttttcctTCCATTCAAGGTTTCCTGAAAGGGGGAATATATCCTCAGACACCAGCTGAGATCAGGAGACTCCAAATCTAAAGAAAAGATTAAGACAAACAAGATTCTCCGATATTTCTCACCAGCGGTTCAGAAGTTCCCTCAGTTTTCCCTTTTGCGTGTGTTTCTTCTTGCTGGTGGCAGAAGTGTGGTGAGCTCAGCCCGCAACTTTTTGCTCTGAATCACTGGTTGCCGACACACAACCAGTGACAGGGAGAGGGAGTCACCCGTGCTAATCCCAGAGTGGGAGGGCTCTAAACGCACCACACGGCACACACTTCCAGTTCCTCCACTCCCTCTTACTgctctgttttcctcctctcacacttCTACACTGTGCAGTATTTCCGTGTAgaccattttcttttaaatgaatctACCGCCGTCTTTAAACTTCGCTCGTGTgactttcctctttttcttgtttttctttatatttacaGTGCAAATGTAGAGGACGTGTGCTCCCATTTTGAAGTTCTTGTGGTCTTTTCCACTGAATCATCCCATTGTTTCCAGCTACTTGGCGTGAGAGTTCTCATGCTAACACACACAGCTTTAATAACCACTTGAAAACAAAGATTCTACTGTATCCAAGCAGAATCATGCAGTTATAGAACAATGATTTTACCTAACTTTTTACTTTAACTGTAAAGAACGGGCAACAAAGCATACCACTTTAAAATATCTATGCAGTGACTGCAGCATAAGCCCAGTGAGGACTGCTCCTGCAGGTTACAAATATAAACTTGTGCATTCCTCGGGCAGTAAAGGAGCAGGGTCCAGCTGATGGAGCAGTTTCATGTGTCTGATAATACCCCAGTGTCTGGAGACTGAAATCCGCCTGTGGTATTCTCATTGCTCCGTGTGAGCAATGACCACCTGACGCTCTGCAGTCTGTCTGCACAGCAAGACTGCAGCAGGCTGCTTACTCCAAGTGCCACATAAAGTGGCTATAAAGATGAGTGCCGGGCTTTATGTTAATATCAATCAATTTCTCACAAACGGGGAGCAGATTGGAAGGCGCACATATAAAACGGGGGGAATTAGACATAAAGGCATATTTCACTGTGAGCCTTTTTCAAATAAAGACCTGGGGCTGTATTCATTAAACTTCCTAGTACTAACAGTTGCTCCTAGTGATGAAATTTCCCTCAATAGATTCTGCCCTACTCctcttctgattggttggctgTGTTGGTTGATTATTCTCTACGATTGACTCAAACGTTCAAAACACACAATAGCTCTGGAAATGTTTCAGCATTTTATAAGCTGTAGTTTTGCACTGCATACGGCCCCTGGTGATTAGGTTACTAACATAAAAGGCGTCTGGTATCATTGATGTTCCACTGACAACATTCTGACAGAGACACTACAAATtagaatttttaaaaagctcaCCATGACGATGTCATCGCTGATACCTTTCACAGACATATTTAGCAAGTTCACCATCTTTTACCTGTAAACCAGCATACAGTATATGAGAAATTCAAatgttgacctgatgatggaTCACTTGGAAAGTTAAAGAATGGCGAGAGTTCACAGTTCATTAGTTCGTCCTGTGGAAGGTTTTATGTGTGCAAAATACTACGTTAACCCTCCTGAAATGCCATTCTACAACAAAGTGGTGTATCGACGCACCAACAAACGACTCTGAAGTCACAAACTCTCGCCTGGCTAAAAACACCAGCTGAGTCCTATTCTCGCATCAGAATGATCTATGATTCAACTACTGCAACACTTCACTTGATAAGTAAAAGTtgccaaaacaaaatgttgaaagtGTGCCTCTTTAGCGCAACATAACACTGGGAGGGCAAATCAATCGCAATGGTCACCGCAATATTCAGATGTCTCTGAAGTTATTCATAGCACGTGTTTATGTTACACATGTGCGTGCCCAGATTTCATGGCAGAGAATGTGGCAGTAtgctttttctctttaaatAGAGGCCAGTGGAGAAGGGGAGTTTCCCTCAATGACTGTACGAGTCAGCTGGGAAAAACTCTGGCTGCAAAAACCAAAGCGTAATTCGTGTTAATAAGCGTATCTGACAcagtatactgtacatgttatGCTAGCATTCAGCCCTGTGTGTTTTCGACATATCTCAATGTcatgtgacgtgtgtgtgtgtgttaagataGCACGCAGCTTACTGTAGCTTTCCACTTGCCCCTCCCTGCTCCCCCACACTGAGCACTGAGCTATGCTGTAGGCTCCTACTGTAGGAAGCTGACTCACTGCAGTTTCACGGCAGCCGAGCCTGGAATAACTCAACAGAAATGAAGTGACTGAATCTGATGtgaaaacagagcagagcagtcAGCCTGAGTTGGAATGggggaaaataaacacaacctGGTCACACAAACATCGGCTGTTTTATCTCCACCTGCTTGCTTAGTTGACTGACTGTTTTAATGCTGTAGCCAGGCGTAGCGCTCACAGGCACCAACAGAATGAGAGAGACTGTGGTATTTTAAAAGGCTCAGTGCTCCAAAAATGGAATTTTGGTATTCATAGCTATCAGTGCTACTTAACATAACTATTTTTCTAAGTTTCTGCTATAGAGCTGCAGCTGGAAGGCCATTCCCCTAActtagcataaagattggaTGTCAGACACACCGCGCCTGACTCTCTCTTGTTCATAAAACTTACTGACGGACAGGTcagcttaaaaaacaaaaacaaatcgtAACTTGCTGActtaatgaaaaacatgttattaACCGACCCAGCACTTCAATTCAGAGTCTCCTCTAATGTGGGTAACAGAACAGGCCGCCCCACGGTACCGGTACTGTTGTTGCCAAGAAACAGTTACAGCACTCAGCTCCCCCTTAAACCTCAAACTGTGATTTTAACTAAATAAAGGACATGCAACTTgctaattagtgagctttagaggggTTAGGAGGAGCATGTAAACACAGGAGGGAACCAGGCTCTTtctttccccctgcttccagtctgtATGTTAAGGTAGGCGGATCGCCTGCTCTGCACGTAAAGCCCAGCCATAGGCAGCAACGCGTTTCTCATCTAGTGATCGTCTCAGCTAAACTCCAAAAAAAAGGTTGAACCAGTCTTTGAAGTCTGACGACAGAAAACATAGAAAATGCTTTCACTctcaaacaagtgtttttttctacaGGTGGGAAATAAAAGTAAGCTGCTGAAAACAAAATTCTGAAGCAAAAGTTCTTAGCATGAAGTGTTGACTGTATCTTATTTAGCTTAAATGTGGCTGTGTGTTCATACAGAATATCAATCCAGTCAAGTGACAGATGAGACTACCTGCTCCAAGCTGAGCCACCTCCTCCAGTTCTTTCCGAGTCGTAGCCGATGCAATGGCCTCTGGGAGTTTGAGTGTGAAAGGCAGGACGTCCCTGAGTGAAAGATGAACAGGCGACAAATGTGACTGGAGACAGATACAAGAACATAACAATATACTCTAAGTGAGTAAAGAAACTTCAAATGCTGATGTATCTATGTACctatgtatgtaaatataccTAATAGAAAAAAATAGTGATTCAGCCTCAGCAATACTGTCAGTATTCAGTGCTTGTTGTTCAGGGTCATAATGCACATTGTCCTCATTTGACAGTGATATCCCCAAACAAAAGTGATGATGCCATATGTTTGGTTGGCACAACAGAGCCTGGACACCAACATACAGAGAAGTGAAAATACCTTCAACCATCATTAATATAAACCTGCTGACACATCCTTTGTTTCCATTACAAAAGACATATAGATATAACCATAAATGTACAATACATTCATGGTGGGAATGAGAATAAAAGTTAACATTCAAAAAATATAAGGAATTTGTAAGTTAAGGATGCCTGTTGGACAAGCGGTCACCGCTCTACTGAAATCCAGTGCTGAACTGCTTTCAGCACAATTTCAATCCATTTCCTGCGTCTGTCTGAGTCTCCCGAGCTGACATGAGCTAAAACAAGAAGTGAGAGCCTTGCACACAGAGCCGGCTGCTTACTcgacaaacatttttttttcatccatggAGTTTCCATCTTAAAATGACCCTCTCCTCACGGTGCAAAACATGGAGACGCCGGGGCTTTGAAAGGTGGATAGACAGAAGAACAAATGTTGGCTGTTTACCTGCTAATACAGTAGAAAGCGACCAGGCGAAACAGATCTGCAAAGCTGATCCCGGATCCCTCAAGGGAAAAGGCtgcaaacagagaaaatgtgCACAGATTGAATCATGATTCATAGACTGGAACtatttgatttttattattactgtcatATACTTTACATTAACCTATTTGATTTTCATGCTGACCATGACCAAATCGATTGGTCACTAACCTTTCTCACCACTATTATCCTTATGATGTTAATATTTGTGTTTGGATGATGTTTTGATtgatgtgtctgtgtatttggCTGGAGGTTCTGCACATGATAAGTTATACATGAACATACATACATCTACTATTGTAGGTGTGCATATCAATTGGCCACTCACCTTGGTATGTGCATGGACATCACACTACTGATTGGCttacttgtatttgttttttgctgaAGCTGTTATGATGATTTGTGTCAGCAGGTTCCTAGCTTCTGTTTAATGGGCTTCACACCCACAAATGTTTACAGTAATGCTGTAGAAAACCTAAGATATAGCCTGATGTGCATCATTAATTAGTGTGTAATTCAGCTTTAATAGATGACAACTTCATtagctactttttttatttttgggtcaGCACCCCGTATCCTCAAAGTTGAGCGggacatacatatatacacgtATATCATTCAAACAATAGCAAGATATTACAGCAACggaaatcatatatatatatatagcattgCAGTGGCATAGCTGTACAAGGTTGCCACCACTGGAGGTTGGCAATAATGCAGTGAGAAAGGGCTCAGAGTGGGTATGGGACCCTATCTTGACCACCACTTAGAACAAGGCTGCTAGTGGTGTGGTGACCTGGGATCACTACTGGGAGATGTTTGAAAGATAACTGAACTAAACGTTTTCGTACCCGAGTCATTATTTCTTTCTCTATACCAAAGAAGTGCTCAGACTGGTATTCAAACTTCAGTCTCCCAGTCCCAAAGCCCTGTTGTCACCCATCTTTTTTATAGGATCGATCCAAATTTCTTCTTTTAGCACATCAGGGGGCTGACATTTTTAGCTTTTTGTGAAATGTCTAGACGGACATTGGATGGACTTGCAATGCAATCTTGTACAACATTCGAGCTTCTCAGTGGATAAATTCAATTATCCTCCACAATTCATATTTTTAGCATTCAGATCGATTGCAGTACAGGTATTTTTGGTCAAAGCTGATGTATCCTCTTAACAAATGAGAATCATATTATCGGATGAGATGCCAAGACCTTTCATGAAGTCTCGAGGGCTCAAATCCCTGCACACTTGTTGTTCCCTCACTCTTTTCCTACAACTGGTCTGTATAGTACCAATTACTGCAAAATATCAATATACTGACACATATCGATTCTGAATATTTTATACTATTTCAAAAAATTTCAGAATATCTATTTAAGCTTAAaccagggttcgtacacttttttcaaggtcaaattcaagcacttttcaagcacttttaagggtcattttaaagattttccagcaccttattgctggggtgaaatacgtctctaagggaatatatatacttgtttttttcttcactttttatcacagttatgtacattgtatcatgctgtaaacatctaaaattatattttataatagcaaaaacttcagaaattaattatccagtctgatcccaattttgtgaaagacacagagttataatgtcaagcactttcaagcacttaaactaaaatccaagcacttttcagaccttgaaaacacaacattgaaattcaagcactttcaaggatttcaagcacccgtacgaaccctgttaaaCGGTTCATGCACAAAGTTGGCTTCATACAGTAATTTGTGCAGCATGAGGGGCAAACTGGAGAGCAGCTGACCTAAATCTAAAGGCCAAACCAGGCCAAAGGCGCTCCCCTCCATCCCATGGGTGCTGTCATTTCAGCCGGGAGAAATCCACAGCTGGTATGTCCTCACACTCTGGCAATGTCACAGCTCCTGACTACTTCCAAATACTGAGCACCTTAACACAGG from Sparus aurata chromosome 1, fSpaAur1.1, whole genome shotgun sequence encodes the following:
- the LOC115587084 gene encoding ras and Rab interactor 2 isoform X1, which codes for MASSTPPSNPPCGLTDRSGSFFKLIDTFALEIGELKKEMVQTSATADTEPLDLRGMESEVSGVYLQSSLCGGVGGERDSGYDSLWRRMSVLDRLTQTHPVWLLLAVSEEEASDVLLKQPPGVFLVRKSAALQRKVLSVRLREDQSGTPICHFAVRESQYTFSLEGSGISFADLFRLVAFYCISRDVLPFTLKLPEAIASATTRKELEEVAQLGAGFWDSALCSQRRSSPRPRRPLSRTLSPQRTNRNSEVEGSQQRHTGLHCDSAPPTLRSHAAPPSFHLERRHSSGPLCFLNPLFLQTHHHHHHREDEPPLRAVESDANPENAGVASAEPLSSSQGSEKHADEIKVNGKSRSPPPRPPPPRSMPRRRPAPPPPGPPPATTRPKSMPEAIPASAKPRYTSIKRPAPARPSMGAKQSSPSKTASPPIPVSSNPPPPRPKKPDLEAHRCHIALDDETIAKALSRAKLSPCQPPPAVPADALLENNAGSPSSPNERGRQRLSDMSMSTSSSDSLEYSQSPGFSLGLAPSPSRHLTHQDPVEDSSDDDEYGEEDEDEDYGVGLETDLEMRLRPSFKSRRQRVGVSLSGGSFILPRALKGRFRKVSGMLSSLVTPKRRVVKRITEVSRDKSSYFGSLVQDYISFVQENRGCHTSGIDFLQTLRQFMTQMKAYLRQSSELDPPIESLIPEDQIDQVLEKAMHKCVLKPLKSVIEAALHDFQVSSGAWQQLRENLALAKAKKPQELGVDGAVPPDPVDIEKICHKFLNMRKMYSPEKKVSVLLRVCKLIYTIMQDNSGRMYGADDFLPMLTYVVAQCDMPQLDTEIQYMMELLDPSLLQGEGGYYLTSAYGAMALIKNFQEEQAARVLSSEARNTLHQWHRRRTTQRSVPSVDDFQNYLRVALQEAESGCTAKTLFVHPYTTTEEVCSLCAYRFKLPNPENYALFLVTEDTSQQLAPDTHPQLIKAELHSRPCTQTFHFLYKKVPNLNLCVPAVAHNGNCLQVE
- the LOC115587084 gene encoding ras and Rab interactor 2 isoform X2, translating into MASSTPPSNPPCGLTDRSGSFFKLIDTFALEIGELKKEMVQTSATADTEPLDLRGMESEVSGVYLQSSLCGGVGGERDSGYDSLWRRMSVLDRLTQTHPVWLLLAVSEEEASDVLLKQPPGVFLVRKSAALQRKVLSVRLREDQSGTPICHFAVRESQYTFSLEGSGISFADLFRLVAFYCISRDVLPFTLKLPEAIASATTRKELEEVAQLGAGFWDSALCSQRRSSPRPRRPLSRTLSPQRTNRNSEVEGSQQRHTGLHCDSAPPTLRSHAAPPSFHLERRHSSGPLCFLNPLFLQTHHHHHHREDEPPLRAVESDANPENAGVASAEPLSSSQGSEKHADEIKVNGKSRSPPPRPPPPRSMPRRRPAPPPPGPPPATTRPKSMPEAIPASAKPRYTSIKRPAPARPSMGAKQSSPSKTASPPIPVSSNPPPPRPKKPDLEAHRCHIALDDETIAKALSRAKLSPCQPPPAVPADALLENNAGSPSSPNERGRQRLSDMSMSTSSSDSLEYSQSPGFSLGLAPSPSRHLTHQDPVEDSSDDDEYGEEDEDEDYGVGLETDLEMRLRPSFKSRRQRVGVSLSGGSFILPRALKGRFRKVSGMLSSLVTPKRRVVKRITEVSRDKSSYFGSLVQDYISFVQENRGCHTSGIDFLQTLRQFMTQMKAYLRQSSELDPPIESLIPEDQIDQVLEKAMHKCVLKPLKSVIEAALHDFQVSSGAWQQLRENLALAKAKKPQELGVDGAVPPDPVDIEKICHKFLNMRKMYSPEKKVSVLLRVCKLIYTIMQDNSGRMYGADDFLPMLTYVVAQCDMPQLDTEIQYMMELLDPSLLQGEGGYYLTSAYGAMALIKNFQEEQAARVLSSEARNTLHQWHRRRTTQRSVPSVDDFQVSRLT